Proteins co-encoded in one Metabacillus sp. KUDC1714 genomic window:
- a CDS encoding phosphoadenylyl-sulfate reductase, with the protein MLTFQNWNEVSEEFEVDDTYKGALNVLKWAYDHYGEEIVYACSFGIEGIVLIDLISKVKPNAKIVFLDTDVHFKETYELIEKVKEKYPTLNIELKKPKLTLEEQAKTFGDKLWETAPNKCCDIRKIAPLNETLQGSTAWISGLRREQSETRKHVNYINKDDRFHSIKICPLIHWSWKDVWRYVHKNDLIYNPLHDRGYPSIGCFHCTKPAFDENDLRSGRWSGQMKTECGLHQ; encoded by the coding sequence ATGCTAACTTTTCAGAATTGGAATGAAGTGAGCGAGGAGTTTGAAGTAGACGACACCTATAAAGGTGCTTTGAATGTATTAAAATGGGCATATGACCATTATGGAGAAGAAATTGTTTATGCTTGTAGCTTTGGAATTGAAGGTATTGTTTTAATCGATTTAATTTCAAAGGTAAAGCCTAATGCTAAAATTGTGTTCTTGGATACAGATGTTCATTTTAAAGAAACATATGAACTAATAGAGAAAGTGAAGGAGAAATATCCAACACTTAATATTGAGTTAAAAAAACCAAAGCTAACATTAGAAGAGCAAGCTAAAACATTCGGTGATAAGCTCTGGGAAACTGCTCCAAATAAATGCTGTGATATCCGAAAAATTGCTCCTTTAAATGAAACACTACAAGGTTCTACTGCATGGATATCGGGTCTAAGACGTGAACAATCAGAAACGAGAAAACACGTTAATTATATAAACAAGGATGATCGCTTTCATTCAATTAAAATTTGCCCGCTTATTCATTGGTCGTGGAAGGATGTATGGAGATACGTTCATAAAAATGACTTAATTTACAATCCATTACATGACAGAGGATATCCGAGCATTGGCTGTTTTCATTGCACAAAGCCTGCTTTTGATGAAAATGATTTAAGATCTGGCAGATGGTCTGGGCAAATGAAAACAGAATGTGGCCTCCATCAATAG
- a CDS encoding inorganic phosphate transporter: MLEIIAIVISFFFAMNIGASGAAASMGVAYGSGAILRPRNALILCALGIILGAVIGGGEVVKTISSGIIPSSLISIKIVVIILFSATFSLFLANLLGIPLSTSEVTVGSVVGVGIANQALYENNLFWIVFYWVIIPIIAFGIAFIFIKILHYFKITEKYAFQGKIITYLLIFAGFFEAFSAGMNNVANAVGPLVSAEILSVSKGTLIGGLFVALGALLLGRRVLETNGKKITSFSKIEGILISSTGATLVTIASIFGIPVPLTQITTSSILGIGIAKSGTNVFQQKIVKNMLMVWLISPLISLTMSYFLVKLFIEADLYTIFVLASLLLATVGALSLMKASKQERSTVHEEGGGI, from the coding sequence ATGTTAGAGATAATTGCAATTGTGATCAGCTTCTTTTTTGCGATGAATATAGGTGCAAGTGGCGCAGCTGCTTCAATGGGTGTCGCATATGGTTCAGGAGCGATTTTACGCCCTAGGAATGCCCTTATTTTATGTGCGTTAGGCATTATATTAGGAGCAGTTATTGGCGGAGGAGAAGTTGTCAAGACGATAAGTTCAGGAATTATTCCATCGTCACTTATCTCAATAAAAATTGTTGTCATCATCCTCTTTTCAGCAACTTTTTCACTTTTTTTAGCTAATTTACTAGGTATACCTCTATCAACAAGTGAAGTAACAGTTGGTTCTGTAGTTGGTGTAGGAATTGCTAATCAAGCATTATATGAGAACAATTTGTTTTGGATTGTTTTTTATTGGGTCATCATTCCGATTATTGCTTTTGGGATCGCGTTTATTTTTATAAAAATATTACATTACTTTAAAATAACTGAAAAGTATGCTTTTCAAGGAAAGATTATAACGTATCTTCTTATTTTCGCAGGGTTTTTCGAGGCCTTTTCAGCAGGAATGAATAATGTAGCTAATGCAGTCGGACCTCTAGTAAGTGCAGAAATCCTATCAGTTTCTAAAGGAACATTGATTGGGGGATTATTTGTTGCGTTAGGTGCACTTCTGTTAGGTCGTCGAGTACTTGAAACTAACGGTAAGAAGATTACTAGTTTTTCAAAAATTGAAGGTATTCTTATTTCTAGTACTGGTGCAACCTTGGTAACCATCGCATCGATTTTTGGAATCCCAGTACCTCTTACTCAAATTACAACATCTTCAATCTTAGGAATTGGAATCGCAAAATCAGGTACAAATGTGTTTCAGCAAAAAATTGTTAAAAACATGTTAATGGTTTGGTTGATTTCTCCACTAATATCACTTACGATGTCATATTTTTTAGTTAAGTTGTTTATTGAAGCAGATTTATATACGATTTTTGTTTTGGCTAGTCTTTTGCTTGCCACAGTTGGAGCTCTTAGTTTAATGAAGGCTAGCAAACAAGAAAGAAGTACTGTTCATGAAGAGGGTGGGGGGATTTAA